One part of the Nematostella vectensis chromosome 8, jaNemVect1.1, whole genome shotgun sequence genome encodes these proteins:
- the LOC116611884 gene encoding uncharacterized protein LOC116611884, with the protein MHGCGSISWLLLFYLEINFQGAYGKAMPKPIALYNFTLPYGYEDMSGNGLPQVNLGRNIRMAEGPWGNQDGAFQFIGHEHSWADIPKSYHADTRYSITALLWVRQETSGPILLYDKYSLKGVNFWFRTSTELYLQIPERGTGTKYGASTYSNLTTNTWHHVGFTYDYSTGLQRLYVNGTMVAERNIGTHEIATNYEIRFGKSYGIRLTSTSEFMWKGRMHCFQLYDTALTQVEVKTARDMCTRKELLKMCSSYKILKNFTEAKSHTWYKFNGKKAKKIKTTCPATSDCHVWIRGSHPARALESVEHELCLRGASGCEQKAKVEIRQCYGFYVYKFKGLPARDANLKICLATDSDIVAPDTLFEQIPGHCLTDHVYHTETEVPSPHECIDYCLVDDKRCKSVNYSARENGMCQLNNATATEFDRHLAINQTWEYYQPSQAIFVI; encoded by the exons ATGCACGGATGCGGATCAATTTCATGGTTACTTCTTTTTTACCTCGAG ATAAACTTTCAAGGCGCTTATGGAAAAG CAATGCCGAAGCCTATTGCCTTGTACAACTTTACCCTGCCTTACGGGTACGAGGACATGAGCGGAAATGGCCTTCCACAGGTCAACTTGGGGCGAAACATTAGAATGGCGGAGGGGCCCTGGGGTAATCAAGATGGAGCCTTTCAGTTTATAGGACATGAACATTCCTGGGCAGACATTCCTAAAAGTTATCATGCAGACACAAG GTATTCCATCACAGCACTTCTTTGGGTACGGCAGGAGACTTCAGGCCCAATCTTGCTGTATGACAAATATAGCTTGAAAGGGGTAAACTTCTGGTTTAGAACTTCTACGGAGCTGTACCTCCAAATACCAGAGCGTGGCACGGGTACAAAATATGGTGCATCTACATACAGCAACCTCACTACCAATACCTGGCACCATGTGGGGTTCACTTATGACTACTCCACTGGCCTGCAAAGGCTCTACGTAAATGGCACTATGGTTGCAGAGAGGAATATCGGCACTCATGAAATTGCTACCAACTATGAG ATTCGCTTTGGAAAAAGTTACGGTATTCGCTTAACTTCAACCAGCGAATTCATGTGGAAAGGCCGTATGCATTGCTTCCAGTTGTATGATACAGCTCTCACCCAAGTCGAAGTAAAGACAGCTAGAGATATGTGCACCCGGAAAG aattacTCAAGATGTGCTCTAGTTATAAAATATTGAAGAATTTCACCGAGGCTAAGAGCCACACCTGGTACAAATTCAATGGtaaaaaggcaaagaaaataaagactACTTGCCCAGCAACTTCAGATTGCCATGTTTGGATCAGGGGTTCTCACCCTGCAAGAGCTCTAGAATCAGTTGAACATGAGCTGTGCCTTCGTGGGGCGAGTGGCTGTGAGCAGAAGGCGAAAGTAGAGATACGACAGTGCTATGGATTTTACGTCTACAAGTTCAAAGGTCTTCCAGCTCGAGATGCAAACCTCAAAATATGCCTCGCAACAG ATTCCGACATCGTTGCACCAGACACACTCTTCGAGCAAATACCTGGTCATTGTCTCACCGATCATGTGTACCACACTGAAACTGAAGTTCCCTCCCCTCATGAGTGCATCGACTATTGTCTGGTAGATGACAAAAGATGCAAGTCGGTCAACTACAGCGCGCGAGAAAACGGCATGTGCCAACTGAACAACGCTACGGCCACAGAATTTGACAGACACCTGGCAATCAATCAGACATGGGAATACTACCAGCCATCACAAGCAATTTTTGTCATTTAG